The following proteins are encoded in a genomic region of Fusarium oxysporum f. sp. lycopersici 4287 chromosome 1, whole genome shotgun sequence:
- a CDS encoding monoamine oxidase yields the protein MLDLVIIGAGFSGLQAAVTAQKAGLSIAILESRDRVGGKSWTVPLKNANGKADLGAAWVNDELQPLVWSYIQQFGLEDQIVKQRLGHKAVMVSADGGKIEFPFGITPDFTHEEKTNLEMVRDHIQAESLKPDGFRKDDDQISLDQYVRNLGGGPKTLEMVNLWVRVMHGLELTEESAAWFIEYCRTNHGLLAIRADDRTGGNYMRIKSGTQSIAKGIADLISHENIHFSSPVSSIEQSKSGVAVRTTTGKVIKAKKVIISIPSAMLKELTFSPPLPKRAQEVYNNTKLGHYNKAIVFYSKPWWRDGGFNGFFMDFRGPACVVRDTSFDDEGIYGFTCFVNGKPGEEWSKQSPETRRKVILDQLAHAFDSSEAYNPLEFVEQIWQNEEFSRGALAPVTKIGHLAKYRDIYGKPVGNIHFVGTEYATHWKGYLEGALTSGHAGAKEVIEALKDQSLQAKL from the exons ATGCTAGACCTCGTCATAATCGGCGCCGGCTTCTCCGGTCTTCAAGCTGCAGTCACCGCCCAAAAAGCCGGTCTATCGATCGCAATTCTCGAATCTCGCGACCGTGTTGGTGGTAAATCCTGGACTGTTCCACTCAAAAACGCAAACGGAAAAGCAGATCTCGGCGCTGCTTGGGTAAATGATGAACTACAACCCCTCGTTTGGTCGTATATCCAACAATTCGGACTCGAGGATCAAATCGTGAAGCAAAGACTTGGCCATAAGGCTGTGATGGTCAGTGCAGATGGGGGGAAAATTGAGTTTCCTTTTGGTATTACGCCTGAC TTTACGCATGAAGAGAAGACGAATCTTGAGATGGTTAGGGATCATATCCAAGCTGAATCTTTGAAGCCCGATGGATTCCGGAAAGATGATGATCAGATCAGTTTGGATCAATATGTTCGAAATCTCGGCGGCGGTCCCAAAACTCTCGAGATGGTGAATCTTTGGGTTCGAGTTATGCATGGTCTAGAATTGACTGAAGAATCCGCAGCCTGGTTCATCGAATACTGTCGCACAAACCATGGCCTTTTAGCTATTCGAGCAGATGATCGTACGGGTGGTAATTACATGCGCATCAAATCTGGTACACAatccatcgccaagggcaTTGCTGACCTTATCAGCCATGAGAACATCCACTTCTCAAGCCCCGTTTCTTCAATCGAGCAAAGCAAGTCAGGTGTCGCTGTGAGAACGACGACTGGAAAGGTtatcaaggccaagaaagtCATCATCTCGATACCTTCAGCTATGCTCAAAGAACTCACCTTCTCACCCCCTTTACCTAAGCGAGCACAGGAGGTCTACAATAACACCAAATTAGGTCATTACAACAAAGCCATTGTGTTTTACAGCAAACCTTGGTGGCGCGATGGTGGATTCAACGGCTTTTTCATGGACTTCCGCGGCCCAGCCTGCGTTGTACGCGATACCTCTTTCGACGATGAAGGTATCTACGGGTTCACTTGTTTCGTCAACGGTAAACCCGGTGAAGAATGGAGTAAACAGTCCCCTGAGACTCGACGAAAGGTTATTCTTGATCAACTCGCGCACGCTTTCGATTCGTCGGAAGCATATAACCCGCTTGAGTTTGTTGAGCAGATCTGGCAGAATGAGGAGTTTAGTCGTGGCGCTCTTGCACCCGTCACAAAGATCGGACATCTTGCCAAGTATAGGGATATTTATGGTAAACCGGTGGGAAACATTCACTTTGTGGGAACCGAATATGCGACGCACTGGAAGGGATATCTTGAGGGTGCTTTGACGTCGGGACATGCTGGGGCGAAGGAGGTTATTGAGGCGCTGAAAGATCAATCTTTGCAGGCAAAGCTCTAG
- a CDS encoding succinate-semialdehyde dehydrogenase (NADP+), whose protein sequence is MTSLTSTLKDPSLLVESRPFINGEWPLFTSSQTFPVCNPATNTTIGSAPECTVDDVNSAISAASEAFPLWRAQSGRQRAKIIRKIAELLVEHKTDIAKIITAENGKAKADAEGEVMFSAGFFEWFAEEAPRLYGDVVPHSQPNSRIQVIKQPVGVCGLITPWNFPLAMAARKVAAALAAGCTIVLKTDGVTPFSGNILGVLAERAGLPKGVLNIVTALDNTPKLGLALCESDVVKKISFTGSTRVGKILMKQSADTLKKLSLELGGNAPFIVFDEADVETAVSSAIIAKFKVTGQTCVCANRIYVQEGIYDQFSKRLVEEVGKFKVGNGADPSVTHGPMTTSVDKVEEHVQDALKNKATLLFGGQRLPDLGKNFFQPTVLGDVDDTMAVTYEETFGPLAALTKFKTEDEVIARANKSDVGLASYIMTNNLARSHRVQERLEFGMVAINTGVISDWAAPFGGVKHSGMGREGSRYGVDDYMVLKTIVTGGINTVYNPRL, encoded by the exons ATGACATCCCTCACCTCTACCCTCAAAGATCCATCCCTCCTTGTCGAAAGCCGACCCTTCATCAACGGCGAATGGCCTCTCTTCACTTCCTCTCAAACTTTCCCGGTCTGCAACCCCGCGACAAACACAACCATCGGCTCAGCACCAGAATGCACCGTCGACGACGTCAACAGCGCCATCTCCGCAGCTTCAGAGGCCTTTCCCCTGTGGCGCGCTCAATCAGGCCGCCAGCGCGCAAAGATAATTCGCAAAATCGCAGAGCTACTGGTAGAACACAAAACTGACATCGCAAAGATCATCACAGCGGAGAATGGAAAGGCGAAAGCGGATGCTGAAGGGGAGGTGATGTTCTCGGCGGGGTTCTTCGAGTGGTTCGCGGAAGAGGCGCCGAGGCTTTATGGTGATGTTGTCCCGCATTCGCAGCCGAATTCGAGAATTCAGGTCATCAAGCAGCCCGTTGGTGTTTGTGGTTTGATCACGCCTTGGAATTTCCCTTTGGCGATGGCTGCGAGGAAAGTCGCTGCTGCGCTTGCGGCTGGGTGTACGATTGTGCTCAAGACGGATGGTGTGACGCCTTTCTCCGGGAATATTCTCGGTGTCCTCGCTGAGCGCGCTGGTCTGCCAAAGGGGGTTCTCAATATCGTCACTGCTCTGGATAACACACCGAAACTAGGTCTTGCGCTGTGCGAGTCTGAcgtcgtcaagaagatctccTTCACGGGCTCAACCCGAGTAGGGAAGATCCTGATGAAGCAGTCAGCCGATACTCTCAAGAAGCTATCTCTAGAGCTTGGAGGCAACGCGCCCTTCATCGTGTTTGACGAGGCCGATGTCGAGACCGCGGTATCCAGCGCCATCAttgccaagttcaaggtgaCCGGCCAAACATGCGTTTGCGCCAACAGGATCTACGTCCAGGAAGGCATCTACGACCAATTCTCCAAGCGCCTAGTTGAGGAAGTCGGCAAGTTTAAAGTCGGTAACGGTGCTGACCCTTCAGTGACACACGGCCCGATGACGACGAGTGTAGACAAGGTTGAGGAACATGTCCAAGATGCCCTCAAGAATAAAGCTACTCTTCTCTTCGGCGGTCAGCGATTACCCGATCTTGGAAAGAACTTCTTCCAGCCGACAGTTCTGGGCGATGTTGACGATACGATGGCCGTGACTTACGAAGAGACATTCGGACCACTTGCGGCGTTGACCAAGTTCAAGACAGAAGACGAGGTTATCGCAAGGGCGAACAAGTCTGATGTAGGATTGGCTTCTTACATCATGACAAACAACCTAGCGAGATCGCACCGCGTGCAGGAGAGATTGGAGTTTGGTATGGTAGCCATCAACACTGGTGTCATCTCAGACTGGGCTGCTCC ATTTGGCGGTGTCAAACATTCTGGTATGGGGCGTGAGGGTAGCAGgtatggtgttgatgattACATGGTTCTCAAGACGATTGTCACTGGTGGTATCAATACTGTGTACAACCCAAGGCTATGA